The following coding sequences lie in one Deltaproteobacteria bacterium genomic window:
- a CDS encoding protein kinase, with product MREPDQGDARMRLFPPTQRISHTTGVDASLRAPLSPAIETLGRYLLEERLGSGGMGEVFRAHDPELDRAVAIKRLHRYSDDEDARLRMLREGQAIARLSHPNIVAVYDVGRDAGTGDLFIAMELIEGMTLRQWLRAEIRSWREVAGVFAQAGDALLAAHEQGIVHRDFKPENVLVTRTGQAKVVDFGLAKPSEDANAAVSARDAIAADDDRPDADVTDRAAASSYASDRFETASRSGGSRRGAFGSDITPAGARLGTPAYMPPEQGSNAASPRADQFSFAVALFEGLNGYLPFPGEGPAEYFVAVLEGTVLEFPRPSDVPLRLQRAIHRALKPAPGDRFPTLRPLLDELRRDPAARRRRFAALGGTLLTGAAVAVGARELTRPSDLHRQHCDRDATAVASVWNDDLRGRVAATMRAVAVPFAADTTDRVLAALDDGSVAWSSARHRWCMAGPIEGAAPRVHVAMGACFDHILARERELVASMSDPDAASLLNALEAIERLQRDQDRCEQPAYLAHFDGADDPRRMEAFEVLARARERLDLGQTSAGLRALDQLQLRDEPAIALEHGILRAGLEKSRGDLAQARALLEQAAREGLAAGEPLLAAEWNANYGDILYELGDLEAMTRPYERGWALRREHLGDDHDETLVLAAARGHLPYATGDYAGALAIYRAAAERIASHTDALDGNRILLDEWVAQALSHHGELDAARELTADLVERLRRTRGDRHPRTLDVLETLATIELRAERPQLALDHFRESMEARAPGAADPMLRATSLGNIGACLTKLGRLEEAVTALQEALELLQRAGLADSHAHINALEANLAQVHKRRGRLDLAVAGYSRVRSRLEAAGLSNTTDGLTARLSYAEVLIAVGRIDDAIDELRAAQAHAGDPTLRARIDVALARATAARHDARGAR from the coding sequence TTGCGGGAGCCGGACCAGGGCGACGCGCGGATGCGGCTGTTTCCGCCGACGCAGCGGATCAGTCACACGACGGGTGTGGACGCATCGCTGCGCGCACCGCTATCGCCCGCGATCGAGACACTGGGACGATACCTGCTCGAGGAGCGACTGGGCTCCGGCGGCATGGGCGAGGTGTTCCGCGCCCACGACCCCGAGCTGGATCGGGCGGTCGCGATCAAGCGACTGCACCGCTACAGCGACGACGAAGACGCGCGCCTGAGGATGCTGCGAGAGGGTCAAGCCATCGCGCGGCTCAGCCATCCCAACATCGTCGCGGTCTACGACGTCGGCCGCGACGCCGGGACCGGTGACCTGTTCATCGCGATGGAGCTGATCGAGGGCATGACCCTGCGACAGTGGCTGCGCGCCGAGATCCGCTCGTGGCGCGAGGTCGCCGGCGTGTTCGCACAGGCCGGTGACGCGCTGTTGGCCGCCCACGAGCAAGGCATCGTGCACCGCGACTTCAAGCCGGAGAACGTGCTGGTCACGCGCACCGGGCAGGCCAAGGTGGTCGACTTCGGCCTCGCCAAGCCGAGCGAAGACGCCAACGCGGCGGTCTCCGCCCGTGATGCGATCGCCGCCGACGACGATCGCCCGGACGCCGACGTCACCGATCGCGCAGCGGCGTCGTCCTACGCCAGTGATCGCTTCGAGACGGCGTCGCGCTCGGGCGGCTCGCGCCGCGGCGCCTTCGGCAGCGACATCACCCCTGCGGGTGCACGACTCGGCACGCCGGCGTACATGCCACCGGAGCAGGGTAGCAACGCGGCCTCGCCCCGCGCCGATCAGTTCTCCTTCGCGGTGGCGTTGTTCGAGGGCCTGAACGGCTACTTGCCGTTCCCGGGCGAGGGCCCGGCCGAGTACTTCGTCGCGGTGCTCGAAGGTACGGTGCTCGAGTTCCCGCGGCCGAGCGACGTGCCCCTGCGCCTGCAGCGGGCCATCCACCGCGCGCTGAAGCCGGCGCCCGGCGATCGCTTCCCGACGCTGCGGCCGCTGCTCGACGAGCTGCGCCGCGACCCGGCCGCGCGCCGACGTCGGTTCGCCGCGCTCGGTGGCACGTTGTTGACCGGGGCCGCCGTCGCGGTGGGTGCACGCGAGCTGACGCGACCGTCGGACCTGCATCGCCAGCACTGCGATCGCGACGCCACCGCGGTCGCGTCGGTGTGGAACGACGACCTGCGCGGTCGTGTGGCTGCGACCATGCGGGCGGTCGCGGTGCCGTTCGCGGCCGACACCACCGACCGCGTGCTCGCAGCGCTCGACGACGGCAGCGTGGCATGGTCGTCAGCGCGCCATCGCTGGTGCATGGCCGGCCCCATCGAGGGCGCCGCGCCACGGGTCCACGTCGCGATGGGTGCCTGCTTCGATCACATCCTCGCCCGCGAACGCGAGCTGGTGGCGTCGATGAGCGATCCCGATGCCGCCTCGCTGCTGAACGCGCTCGAGGCGATCGAGCGACTGCAGCGCGACCAGGACCGCTGCGAGCAGCCGGCGTACCTCGCCCACTTCGATGGCGCTGACGATCCCCGTCGCATGGAGGCCTTCGAGGTGCTCGCACGCGCCCGCGAGCGCCTCGATCTCGGGCAGACGTCGGCAGGGCTGCGCGCGCTCGATCAGCTGCAGCTGCGCGATGAACCTGCGATCGCACTCGAGCACGGCATCCTGCGCGCTGGGCTCGAGAAGAGCCGTGGCGACCTCGCGCAGGCGCGCGCGCTGCTCGAGCAGGCCGCCCGCGAAGGCCTCGCGGCGGGCGAGCCGCTGCTGGCGGCGGAGTGGAACGCGAACTACGGCGACATCCTCTACGAACTCGGCGACCTCGAGGCGATGACGCGGCCGTACGAGCGCGGCTGGGCGTTGCGGCGCGAGCACCTGGGCGACGATCACGACGAGACCCTGGTGTTGGCTGCGGCGCGCGGACACCTACCCTACGCGACCGGCGACTATGCGGGGGCGCTGGCCATCTATCGCGCGGCCGCGGAGCGCATCGCCAGCCACACCGACGCGCTCGACGGCAATCGCATCTTGCTCGACGAGTGGGTCGCGCAGGCGCTCAGCCACCACGGCGAGCTCGATGCGGCACGGGAGCTGACCGCCGATCTGGTCGAGCGATTGCGTCGCACCCGCGGTGACCGACACCCGCGAACGCTCGACGTGCTCGAGACGCTCGCCACCATCGAGCTGCGGGCCGAACGACCCCAGCTCGCGCTCGACCACTTCCGCGAGAGCATGGAGGCGCGCGCACCGGGTGCCGCCGACCCGATGCTGCGCGCCACGTCACTGGGCAACATCGGCGCGTGCCTGACCAAGCTCGGGCGCCTCGAGGAGGCCGTGACCGCGCTGCAGGAGGCGCTCGAGCTGCTGCAGCGAGCCGGGCTGGCCGACTCGCACGCCCACATCAATGCGCTCGAGGCCAACCTCGCGCAGGTGCACAAGCGCCGCGGTCGTCTCGACCTCGCCGTCGCCGGCTACTCGCGGGTGCGCAGCCGGCTGGAGGCCGCGGGGCTGTCGAACACCACCGATGGCCTGACGGCGCGACTCAGCTACGCGGAGGTGCTGATCGCGGTCGGGCGCATCGACGACGCCATCGACGAGCTGCGCGCGGCCCAGGCCCACGCCGGCGATCCGACCCTGCGCGCACGCATCGACGTGGCGTTGGCCCGCGCCACCGCGGCGCGGCACGATGCCCGGGGTGCAAGATGA
- a CDS encoding sensor histidine kinase: protein MNAGGAELRLRAYLAAQLRALASVLAVIVAVTAPTAFYVLGVRALSVQALAASRQVADVIRSDVERRPALWKYDALKLLEHLRNYELQESVARVEVVDDLGVPVDPEAPAALEALQPQGPVWQTSDVIVNNRVVARVWVAMTTADLRRQTGLLAAVFGVIALGLAALVYWLPLRAVGRAEAEIIGLLGRLQASKTELAALNTGLERLVEARSAQLSQALGDLQAKEQNLREISSRAVELQEQERRAIARDLHDAAGQTLTAIRINLQLVGELLAQRKPEQIDRVAQLAARTTALVDETVEEIRRAVSTLGPAVLEDVGLARALDRMCDDLEHRGRVVVERRIELEQSLSSAIETTCYRVVQEAFTNVMRHADAQVVTLDVIDGGDALTIEVVDDGTGFEQANVDPRRRGLIGMRERVEILGGQVEVASAPGSGTRVRARMPRTPNDVREPAATR, encoded by the coding sequence GTGAATGCGGGCGGCGCCGAGCTGCGGCTGCGGGCCTACCTCGCGGCACAGCTGCGGGCGCTGGCGTCGGTGTTGGCGGTGATCGTGGCGGTGACGGCCCCGACTGCGTTCTACGTGCTCGGCGTGCGCGCACTGAGCGTGCAGGCGCTGGCGGCCTCGCGGCAGGTCGCCGACGTCATCCGCAGCGATGTCGAGCGCCGACCCGCGCTGTGGAAGTACGACGCGCTCAAGCTGCTCGAACACCTGCGCAACTACGAGCTGCAGGAGAGCGTCGCGCGGGTCGAGGTGGTCGACGATCTCGGCGTGCCCGTCGATCCCGAGGCGCCGGCCGCCCTCGAGGCGCTGCAGCCCCAGGGGCCGGTGTGGCAGACCAGCGACGTCATCGTGAACAACCGCGTGGTCGCGCGGGTGTGGGTCGCGATGACGACCGCCGACCTGCGGCGGCAGACGGGGCTGCTGGCGGCGGTATTCGGCGTGATCGCGCTCGGCCTCGCCGCGTTGGTGTACTGGCTCCCGCTGCGCGCGGTCGGGCGTGCGGAGGCCGAGATCATCGGTCTGCTCGGTCGCCTGCAGGCCTCGAAGACCGAGCTCGCCGCGCTCAACACCGGACTCGAGCGGCTGGTCGAGGCTCGCTCGGCGCAGCTGTCCCAGGCGCTGGGCGATCTGCAGGCCAAGGAGCAGAACCTGCGCGAGATCTCGAGCCGCGCGGTCGAGCTGCAGGAGCAGGAGCGCCGCGCGATCGCCCGCGACCTCCACGACGCGGCCGGGCAGACGCTCACGGCGATCCGCATCAACCTCCAGCTCGTGGGTGAGTTGCTCGCGCAGCGCAAGCCCGAGCAGATCGATCGCGTGGCTCAGCTCGCCGCCCGCACCACCGCGCTCGTCGACGAGACCGTCGAGGAGATCCGGCGCGCAGTCTCGACGCTGGGGCCGGCGGTGCTCGAGGATGTCGGTCTGGCGCGGGCGCTCGATCGCATGTGTGACGACCTCGAACACCGCGGCCGCGTCGTGGTCGAGCGCCGCATCGAGCTCGAGCAGTCGCTGTCGTCGGCGATCGAGACCACCTGCTACCGCGTGGTACAGGAGGCCTTCACCAACGTGATGCGGCACGCCGATGCGCAGGTCGTGACGCTCGACGTCATCGACGGCGGCGATGCCTTGACCATCGAGGTGGTCGACGATGGCACCGGCTTCGAGCAGGCCAACGTCGATCCACGACGGCGTGGTCTGATCGGCATGCGCGAGCGCGTCGAGATCCTCGGCGGCCAGGTCGAGGTCGCATCCGCCCCTGGCAGCGGTACACGCGTCCGCGCCCGCATGCCCCGCACGCCCAACGACGTGCGGGAGCCGGCCGCCACGCGCTGA
- a CDS encoding protein kinase, translating to MNDDGELEPGERYGDYEVVDVLGRGAFAAVYRVRAPGFIRDAALKLSLRPVGDSDAAARALREIAVLRTLTNHHVVRVHAAGQGEDGRVFILMDCLEGQQLDEFHDFDEPMPAAQATWMIHQACLGLAEAHAHGIVHRDIKPANLWVEPDHNVRVIDFGLARAWDRTGTIGSEVTIGRLLVGTPHYSQPEQLHSNKLLPASDVYSLAVVLYELLSGRCLFFPEHGFSEVRDRLRDDPVPWLAAHRSALPLPLDRYPHLVDLPPALGELVLQCLEKLPELRPADAGVLANALGSILHYDFGVAVAAMLEITLPWGGFDQQLLLPGIHRIGSARDVEIHLRGPDVQPLHAVLEWSGLPDLPQLRPLVDDGSVRIGGRPIHGRAELQRGDRIEVGPFALALSYPS from the coding sequence ATGAACGACGACGGCGAGCTCGAGCCCGGCGAGCGGTACGGCGACTACGAGGTCGTCGACGTCCTCGGTCGTGGCGCGTTCGCGGCGGTGTACCGCGTACGCGCGCCGGGCTTCATCCGCGACGCCGCACTCAAGCTGTCGCTGCGGCCGGTGGGCGACTCCGACGCCGCCGCGCGGGCGCTGCGCGAGATCGCGGTGCTGCGCACGCTGACCAACCATCACGTGGTGCGGGTCCACGCCGCCGGCCAGGGCGAGGACGGCCGGGTCTTCATCCTCATGGACTGCCTCGAGGGTCAGCAGCTCGATGAGTTCCACGACTTCGATGAGCCGATGCCCGCCGCCCAGGCGACGTGGATGATCCATCAGGCGTGTCTTGGGCTCGCCGAGGCCCACGCGCACGGCATCGTGCACCGCGACATCAAGCCCGCGAACCTGTGGGTCGAGCCCGACCACAATGTCCGCGTGATCGACTTCGGGCTGGCGCGCGCTTGGGATCGCACCGGCACCATCGGCAGCGAGGTCACCATCGGACGGTTGTTGGTCGGCACGCCGCACTACAGCCAGCCCGAGCAGCTGCACAGCAACAAGCTGCTGCCGGCCAGCGACGTCTACAGCCTCGCAGTGGTGCTCTACGAGCTGCTGAGCGGGCGTTGCCTGTTCTTCCCCGAGCACGGCTTCTCGGAGGTACGCGATCGCCTGCGCGACGATCCGGTGCCGTGGCTGGCGGCGCACCGCAGTGCGCTACCGCTGCCGCTCGATCGCTACCCGCACCTGGTCGATCTGCCGCCCGCGCTGGGCGAGCTGGTGCTGCAGTGCTTGGAGAAGCTCCCCGAGCTACGGCCCGCCGACGCCGGCGTGCTCGCCAATGCGCTGGGCTCGATCCTCCACTACGACTTCGGCGTGGCGGTCGCGGCGATGCTCGAGATCACGCTGCCTTGGGGCGGCTTCGACCAGCAGCTGCTGCTGCCCGGCATCCACCGCATCGGCAGTGCGCGCGACGTCGAGATCCACCTGCGTGGTCCGGATGTGCAGCCGCTACACGCGGTGCTCGAGTGGAGCGGCCTGCCCGACCTCCCGCAGCTGCGACCGCTGGTCGACGACGGCTCGGTACGCATCGGCGGGCGGCCGATCCACGGCCGTGCCGAGCTGCAGCGCGGCGATCGCATCGAGGTGGGGCCGTTCGCACTCGCACTCAGCTATCCCTCGTGA
- a CDS encoding response regulator transcription factor, protein MSSQVRVLLVEDHTIVREGLRALLEGRDDIVLVGEAEDGHAGVEAARTLRPSVVVMDLNLARLDGVEATRIIRTEMPETQVLVLSMYGTEEHVRPAIRAGAAGYLLKGSGLSDLLAAISAVAAGHAFFSPEVARIVLDDSRRVGGSSERGGADLTPREREILRMVAEGRSSPEIARDLELSVKTVEGHRGRIMAKLESKNVAGLVRHAIRLGLVTAD, encoded by the coding sequence ATGTCGAGTCAGGTGCGCGTCCTGTTGGTCGAAGACCACACGATTGTGCGCGAAGGTCTGCGCGCATTGCTCGAAGGCCGGGACGACATCGTCCTGGTCGGCGAGGCCGAGGACGGTCACGCCGGGGTCGAGGCCGCGCGGACGCTCCGCCCCAGCGTCGTCGTGATGGATCTCAACCTCGCGCGCCTCGACGGTGTCGAGGCCACCCGCATCATCCGTACCGAGATGCCCGAGACGCAGGTCCTGGTGCTGTCGATGTACGGCACCGAGGAGCACGTGCGGCCGGCGATCCGCGCCGGGGCGGCGGGCTACCTGCTCAAGGGTTCGGGGCTCTCGGACCTCCTGGCGGCCATCAGCGCGGTCGCGGCCGGGCACGCCTTCTTCAGCCCCGAGGTCGCGCGGATCGTGCTGGACGACTCGCGGCGGGTCGGCGGCTCGTCCGAGCGCGGCGGCGCCGATCTCACGCCCCGTGAGCGAGAGATCCTCCGGATGGTCGCCGAAGGGCGGTCGAGCCCCGAGATCGCCCGCGACCTCGAGCTCAGCGTGAAGACCGTCGAGGGGCACCGCGGCCGCATCATGGCCAAGCTCGAGTCCAAGAACGTCGCCGGCCTGGTCCGCCACGCCATCCGGCTCGGCCTCGTCACCGCCGACTGA
- a CDS encoding PilT/PilU family type 4a pilus ATPase — protein sequence MIVDPLLKLLEAQSASALIIRPAAAPVLERAGAKVALSMPALDADMVAMILEEVLSEPQRAALAGGDSIESEHRSGDGHRFSVLVDRPSGAAADLRLSFRPVVEPRAGAKTSAAAPTRVATAPVAASPSRSADAPIPPAPAAAVMSPSPAPTRTYDDAQLARALDLAEHHGASDVLIASGHAVRLRVGGTLMELDDVILDEPALLGYFEPHLDAAHRDELARSGSTDIALDLRDRGAGRRWRVNLFRRHGGASAALRPIRTDVPSLRELALPDDFHELTQHRSGLVLVTGTAGAGKSTTLVALVEHVNRTAPKHVITLEDPIEYEYQPARALVQQREIGRHVADFAAGLRAALRESPDIIMVGELRDRETVAAALTAAETGHLVLATMHAGSASMAIDRVVDVFPEHQQGQIRVQLAAVLRAVITQVLLPSTRPPARVPAYERLLVTTAVAAKIRDLRGHQIQSEIQKGRADGMVSFELAMARLVRAGRLGVDVAMTFANDKQLLAELMRQI from the coding sequence ATGATCGTCGATCCGTTGCTCAAGTTGCTCGAAGCCCAGTCGGCGTCCGCGTTGATCATCCGCCCGGCCGCGGCGCCCGTGCTCGAGCGCGCCGGCGCGAAGGTGGCGCTCTCGATGCCGGCGCTCGACGCCGACATGGTCGCGATGATCCTCGAGGAGGTCCTGTCCGAGCCGCAGCGCGCTGCGCTCGCGGGTGGCGACAGCATCGAGAGCGAGCACCGCAGCGGTGACGGGCATCGGTTCTCGGTGCTGGTCGATCGACCGTCGGGGGCCGCCGCGGACCTGCGCCTGAGCTTCCGCCCGGTGGTCGAGCCGCGCGCCGGCGCGAAGACGTCCGCGGCTGCACCCACGCGCGTGGCAACAGCACCGGTGGCGGCGTCGCCGAGCCGGAGCGCCGACGCTCCGATCCCGCCGGCGCCCGCCGCTGCGGTGATGAGCCCGAGCCCCGCGCCGACGCGGACGTACGACGACGCCCAGCTCGCGCGGGCACTCGATCTCGCGGAGCACCACGGCGCATCGGACGTGCTGATCGCGAGCGGCCATGCGGTGCGACTGCGCGTGGGCGGCACGCTCATGGAGCTCGACGACGTCATCCTCGACGAGCCCGCACTGCTGGGCTACTTCGAGCCCCACCTCGATGCCGCGCACCGCGACGAGCTCGCACGTTCGGGCTCGACCGACATCGCGCTCGACCTCCGCGATCGCGGCGCTGGCCGCCGCTGGCGCGTGAACCTGTTCCGCCGCCACGGCGGTGCCTCGGCGGCCCTACGACCGATCCGCACCGATGTGCCGAGCCTTCGCGAGCTCGCACTGCCCGACGACTTCCACGAGCTGACGCAACACCGCAGCGGCCTCGTGCTCGTCACCGGCACCGCGGGCGCCGGGAAGTCGACCACGTTGGTCGCGTTGGTCGAGCACGTCAACCGCACCGCACCCAAACACGTCATCACGCTCGAGGATCCGATCGAGTACGAGTACCAGCCCGCGCGCGCGCTGGTGCAGCAACGCGAGATCGGCCGCCACGTCGCCGACTTCGCCGCTGGCTTGCGAGCCGCGCTGCGCGAGAGCCCCGACATCATCATGGTGGGTGAGCTGCGCGACCGCGAGACCGTCGCTGCCGCGCTCACGGCCGCCGAGACCGGCCACCTCGTGCTCGCGACGATGCACGCCGGCAGCGCCTCGATGGCGATCGATCGCGTCGTCGACGTGTTCCCCGAGCACCAGCAGGGGCAGATCCGCGTGCAGCTCGCGGCGGTGCTGCGAGCCGTCATCACCCAGGTGCTGCTGCCCTCGACACGCCCGCCGGCCCGCGTGCCGGCCTACGAGCGCCTGCTGGTGACCACTGCGGTGGCGGCCAAGATCCGCGATCTACGAGGGCACCAGATCCAGAGCGAGATTCAGAAGGGCCGCGCCGATGGCATGGTGAGCTTCGAGCTCGCGATGGCGCGTCTGGTCCGGGCAGGGCGCCTCGGTGTCGATGTCGCGATGACGTTCGCCAACGACAAGCAGCTGCTCGCCGAGCTGATGCGGCAGATCTGA
- a CDS encoding serine/threonine protein kinase, which yields MTKPGESSEVGLSQETLSDAVPVRREVERGSTFGRYVVIEPIGRGGMSVVYAAYDPELDRKVALKVLRTSTERPDALARERSRLLREAQAMARLAHPNVVPVYDAGSIADQVFLAMHLVDGQTMGQWLAQPRAWAEIVEYFVYAGRGLAAAHDAGLVHRDFKPDNVLIDRDGRVRVTDFGLARPSGNTEREGLQSTPLTASGRLDRPVTLAGAILGTPAYMAPEQHLALAVDARSDQFSFCVALWEALAGERPFAGGTVGELAFAVTRGEMRSFPRESKVPPRVRAALERGLARDPQQRFATMHELIVALSPPRRRRPVLMLLGAAGLVGIGAAAMGLGNREEPVDPCASAGAAIEGVWNDGRRAELDRRLADHDIEPAARQRALDHLAAFASDWRDFSKAACIAYRDGSESDAAFDARSRCLSRRLADLERRTDRLATSTADTSVDAVIGTYDLIGAQECNDTERLLAHRPLPDDPAQREAALALEADITELQTHWIALEGVTQAQALLTRAERVGWPGATADIEVFLARQLIDSGRTDEAAPLLERAAQHAGAARDDDLRVVAWTELAFLLGVMQTRIPEALRLASVVESELVRLGPDTHAPGHLIMLGAVYQSAGDLPRARAAYGEALSLLDGMPGSQSSRRAVLLNNRGTVTLLEGDALAARVDFEAALAIAREIYGDDHPRLSDNYVNICESYLMRGELVEGEASCRHALELVDKPTVSDAPALARALHAVAVLDLHLYGPARARAVASRASERLRATFGEGSFADAAAEELAALVALYDDDAQSARSHASRANDLLSTMGPAYAQARLRPLWILGLVAYQGAEFETALELCDDALATLPPEVDPMSPLRLEPLGCRGATLLALGRTDEAIAPLEQALAVHAKRGGDPLAVAHAEYWLADALFAREPARARALAQSARRHATIVIARAPKFAAMVDAWLEAHA from the coding sequence GTGACGAAGCCGGGGGAAAGCAGCGAGGTCGGCCTGTCGCAGGAGACCTTGAGCGACGCCGTGCCCGTGCGACGCGAGGTCGAGCGCGGCAGCACCTTCGGGCGCTACGTCGTCATCGAGCCCATCGGCCGCGGCGGCATGAGCGTCGTGTACGCCGCCTACGATCCCGAGCTCGACCGCAAGGTGGCGCTCAAGGTCCTGCGCACCTCGACCGAGCGCCCGGATGCGCTCGCGCGGGAGCGGTCGCGACTGCTGCGCGAGGCACAGGCGATGGCGCGACTCGCCCACCCCAACGTCGTGCCGGTGTACGACGCGGGCTCGATCGCCGACCAGGTGTTCCTCGCGATGCACCTCGTCGATGGCCAGACCATGGGGCAGTGGCTGGCGCAGCCACGCGCGTGGGCGGAGATCGTCGAGTACTTCGTGTATGCCGGCCGCGGACTCGCGGCCGCGCACGACGCCGGGCTGGTGCACCGCGACTTCAAGCCCGACAACGTGCTCATCGATCGCGATGGTCGCGTGCGCGTGACCGACTTCGGACTCGCGCGACCCAGCGGCAACACCGAGCGCGAGGGCCTGCAGAGCACGCCGCTCACGGCCTCGGGCCGCCTCGATCGCCCGGTCACGCTGGCGGGTGCGATCCTCGGCACGCCAGCGTACATGGCACCCGAACAGCACCTCGCGCTCGCGGTCGACGCCCGCAGCGATCAGTTCAGCTTCTGCGTGGCGCTGTGGGAGGCGCTCGCGGGGGAGCGGCCCTTCGCGGGCGGCACCGTCGGCGAGCTCGCGTTCGCGGTGACCCGCGGTGAGATGCGCTCGTTCCCCCGCGAGAGCAAAGTGCCGCCTCGCGTCCGCGCCGCGCTGGAGCGCGGGCTCGCCCGTGATCCGCAGCAGCGCTTTGCGACCATGCACGAGCTCATCGTCGCGCTATCGCCCCCACGTCGGCGGCGACCGGTGCTGATGCTGCTCGGCGCCGCCGGCCTGGTGGGGATCGGTGCTGCGGCGATGGGCCTGGGCAACCGCGAGGAACCCGTCGATCCGTGCGCGTCGGCCGGCGCAGCGATCGAAGGGGTGTGGAACGACGGCCGTCGCGCCGAGCTCGATCGGCGACTGGCCGATCACGACATCGAGCCGGCCGCGCGTCAGCGCGCGCTCGACCACCTCGCCGCCTTCGCGAGCGACTGGCGCGACTTCTCCAAGGCCGCATGCATCGCGTATCGCGACGGCAGTGAGTCCGACGCAGCCTTCGATGCCCGCAGTCGCTGCCTGTCGCGACGGCTCGCCGACCTCGAGCGTCGTACCGATCGGCTCGCGACCTCGACCGCCGACACCTCGGTCGACGCAGTGATCGGCACCTACGATCTCATCGGCGCGCAGGAGTGCAACGACACCGAGCGCTTGCTCGCGCATCGCCCCTTGCCCGACGACCCAGCACAGCGCGAGGCCGCGCTCGCGCTCGAAGCCGACATCACCGAGCTGCAGACCCACTGGATCGCCCTCGAGGGCGTGACCCAGGCCCAGGCCTTGCTCACCCGGGCCGAGCGCGTCGGCTGGCCCGGTGCCACCGCCGACATCGAGGTGTTCCTGGCGCGCCAGCTCATCGACAGCGGCCGCACCGACGAGGCCGCGCCGCTGCTCGAGCGCGCGGCCCAGCACGCGGGCGCCGCCCGCGACGACGACCTGCGCGTGGTCGCGTGGACCGAGCTGGCGTTCTTGCTCGGCGTCATGCAGACGCGCATCCCCGAGGCGCTGCGGCTGGCGTCGGTGGTCGAGAGCGAGCTCGTGCGCCTGGGCCCCGACACCCACGCGCCCGGTCACCTCATCATGCTCGGCGCGGTCTACCAGAGCGCCGGCGATCTCCCGCGCGCGCGTGCAGCCTACGGCGAGGCGTTGTCGCTGCTCGATGGCATGCCGGGCTCACAGTCGTCGCGGCGCGCGGTGCTGCTCAACAACCGCGGCACCGTGACGCTGTTGGAGGGCGATGCCCTCGCTGCGCGGGTCGACTTCGAGGCCGCGCTGGCGATCGCACGGGAGATCTACGGCGACGACCACCCGCGGCTGTCGGACAACTACGTCAACATCTGCGAGTCGTATCTCATGCGCGGCGAGCTGGTCGAGGGCGAGGCATCGTGTCGTCACGCGCTCGAGCTCGTCGACAAGCCCACGGTCTCGGATGCGCCCGCGCTGGCGCGGGCACTGCACGCGGTCGCCGTGCTCGACCTCCACCTGTACGGCCCTGCCCGCGCGCGCGCGGTGGCCTCGCGGGCGAGCGAGCGACTGCGCGCCACCTTCGGCGAGGGTTCGTTCGCCGACGCGGCCGCCGAGGAGCTCGCGGCGCTCGTGGCCCTGTATGACGACGACGCCCAGTCGGCGCGGAGCCACGCCTCGCGGGCCAACGACCTGCTGTCGACCATGGGCCCAGCGTACGCGCAGGCGCGCCTGCGTCCGCTGTGGATCCTCGGCCTGGTCGCGTACCAAGGTGCCGAGTTCGAGACCGCGCTCGAGCTGTGCGACGACGCGCTCGCAACGCTACCGCCAGAGGTCGACCCGATGTCGCCGCTGCGGCTCGAGCCGCTCGGTTGCCGCGGTGCGACCCTGTTGGCGTTGGGGCGTACCGACGAGGCCATCGCCCCGCTCGAGCAGGCCTTGGCGGTACACGCCAAGCGCGGTGGGGACCCGCTGGCGGTCGCCCATGCCGAGTACTGGCTCGCCGATGCGCTGTTCGCCCGCGAACCCGCACGCGCGCGCGCGCTGGCGCAGAGCGCTCGCCGACACGCCACCATCGTCATCGCGCGCGCACCGAAGTTCGCCGCCATGGTCGACGCCTGGTTGGAGGCCCACGCATGA